One window of Anaerolineae bacterium genomic DNA carries:
- a CDS encoding metal-sensitive transcriptional regulator: MKIEGQIRGIREMIEQGRECSEILTQLMAARAALESVAMDLVDGYIERCMGEANKENLIKTLKLFLRRW; this comes from the coding sequence GTGAAGATAGAAGGCCAGATAAGGGGCATAAGGGAGATGATTGAGCAAGGACGCGAGTGCAGCGAAATCCTCACCCAGCTTATGGCAGCCAGAGCTGCGCTGGAAAGCGTGGCTATGGACTTGGTGGATGGGTATATTGAGCGGTGCATGGGTGAAGCCAATAAGGAAAATCTGATTAAAACCCTCAAGCTCTTTCTCAGGAGGTGGTAG
- a CDS encoding acyl-CoA thioesterase, which produces MIGEVELKVRFAETDAQGVVYYAHYFVWFEVARVNFLRSLGFSYAEAEKAGIGFVIAEASCRYLAPAHFDELIKVRTWVEDVGNTSFVLAYEVINGETGKLLAQGRTVQVFVDMKGNRKPVPIPPALKEALEKAKDGRNPEKDCEDRRPDKGHKGDD; this is translated from the coding sequence ATGATCGGAGAAGTAGAACTGAAAGTGAGGTTTGCCGAAACGGATGCCCAGGGCGTAGTTTACTATGCCCATTACTTCGTCTGGTTTGAAGTAGCCAGGGTTAATTTCCTCAGGTCATTGGGTTTTAGCTATGCCGAAGCGGAAAAAGCAGGGATTGGCTTTGTCATAGCCGAAGCTTCCTGCCGGTATTTGGCCCCGGCTCATTTCGACGAGCTGATCAAAGTTAGGACATGGGTTGAGGATGTCGGAAACACCAGCTTTGTCCTGGCTTATGAGGTTATCAACGGGGAAACCGGAAAGCTCTTGGCTCAAGGCCGAACAGTCCAGGTATTTGTGGATATGAAAGGGAACCGTAAACCTGTGCCAATACCTCCTGCCCTCAAGGAAGCACTGGAGAAAGCTAAGGATGGAAGAAATCCTGAAAAAGATTGTGAAGATAGAAGGCCAGATAAGGGGCATAAGGGAGATGATTGA